One genomic window of Borreliella burgdorferi B31 includes the following:
- a CDS encoding DUF1761 domain-containing protein → MLIKFMFSNINLILIVSMTLFKILLEIIYRKILLKKIITSTETLNAEKKQYKIIVIFVLALNHLLQSFLINALINLFNNLITLTNNSLGSLIDLNYNILSAILISSITWLAFSLPKVINDIIYEKRPFNLTIANAFFDLLTIILLTIFSKLFLSYKILQFENTTNINFGNLPTH, encoded by the coding sequence ATGTTAATCAAATTCATGTTCTCAAATATTAATTTAATATTAATAGTCAGCATGACTTTATTTAAAATATTATTAGAAATAATATACCGAAAAATATTATTAAAAAAAATAATTACCAGTACCGAAACATTAAATGCTGAAAAAAAACAATATAAAATAATTGTTATCTTTGTTTTAGCTTTAAATCATTTATTACAAAGTTTTTTAATAAATGCTCTTATCAATTTATTCAACAATCTAATAACTCTTACTAACAACTCTCTTGGAAGCTTAATAGACTTAAATTATAATATATTATCTGCAATACTAATATCTAGCATAACTTGGCTTGCCTTTAGCTTACCCAAAGTAATAAACGATATAATCTATGAAAAAAGACCGTTTAATTTAACAATAGCTAATGCTTTTTTTGACCTTTTAACAATAATATTACTAACCATATTCTCTAAATTATTTTTAAGCTATAAAATATTGCAATTTGAGAACACTACAAACATTAATTTTGGAAACCTGCCTACTCACTAA
- a CDS encoding response regulator, translating to MKKRILVIDDNRAIRQSVAYILEQNGFGVSEAKDGLEGVLRFKEAVGQGDKDFDLVITDINMPNLDGIGVIKQIREFGSFVPILVLTTESEQSKVDEGRKAGATGWLVKPFNPEALMKTISKIF from the coding sequence ATGAAAAAAAGAATTTTGGTTATTGATGACAATAGGGCAATAAGGCAAAGCGTTGCTTATATTTTAGAACAAAACGGTTTTGGAGTCTCAGAAGCAAAAGATGGTTTAGAAGGGGTTTTAAGGTTTAAAGAAGCAGTTGGGCAAGGAGATAAAGATTTTGACCTTGTTATTACAGATATCAACATGCCTAATTTAGACGGCATTGGGGTTATTAAGCAGATAAGAGAATTTGGCAGCTTTGTTCCTATACTTGTTCTTACCACTGAATCTGAGCAATCTAAGGTTGATGAGGGTCGTAAAGCGGGCGCTACTGGTTGGCTTGTTAAACCTTTTAATCCTGAAGCTTTAATGAAGACAATCTCAAAGATATTTTAA
- a CDS encoding glycosyltransferase family 2 protein: MEDIVHKYKVSVIICFFNSAETLDAMIKDAVNQTLKDKEIILIDDGSYDGSLEIAEKYANKYSFIKIFSQKNMGLSASRDKGLSEAQGEYVIYWDGDDSVESTMLEVLYNRAKADNSDIVCSQFYIYFLAINVKRKSLLPFPNYPLTGKEAFKNLLFTVYATFGRKNFVVGTLWDKLIRRELILKNNIRQQNVVFEDIVFVMQIFLKASKVSFVNNYFYTNFQRMGSMSSSISVLHKSKLSLNTMETLLKREGIFNECQNLYKKFFLQFYYFISFKQIYIISWNISDKLVYRAYKEKLISVLDEIKGLSEFQDCYEYAKSFGFNEIQILPRIMLKIWNFSSRLYVNFSIFIYKFFIKN; the protein is encoded by the coding sequence TTGGAGGATATTGTGCATAAGTATAAAGTTTCTGTTATTATTTGTTTTTTTAATTCGGCTGAAACTCTTGATGCAATGATAAAGGATGCTGTTAATCAAACATTAAAAGATAAAGAAATTATATTAATTGATGATGGTTCTTATGATGGTAGTTTAGAGATAGCAGAAAAATATGCCAATAAGTATAGCTTTATTAAGATTTTTAGTCAAAAAAATATGGGTCTTTCTGCTTCTAGAGACAAGGGACTTTCTGAGGCTCAAGGGGAATATGTTATTTATTGGGATGGTGATGATTCTGTAGAGAGCACCATGCTTGAAGTTCTATATAACAGAGCAAAAGCAGATAATTCTGATATTGTTTGTTCTCAATTTTATATTTATTTTCTTGCAATAAATGTAAAAAGAAAATCTCTACTTCCTTTTCCTAATTATCCATTAACAGGCAAGGAGGCGTTTAAAAATTTGCTTTTTACTGTTTATGCGACTTTTGGAAGGAAAAATTTTGTTGTTGGAACGTTATGGGATAAATTGATTAGACGGGAATTAATTTTAAAGAATAATATTCGTCAGCAAAATGTAGTATTTGAAGATATAGTTTTTGTTATGCAAATTTTTTTAAAAGCTTCTAAAGTTTCTTTTGTAAATAATTATTTTTATACTAATTTCCAAAGAATGGGAAGCATGAGTTCTTCTATTAGTGTTTTACATAAATCTAAATTATCTCTTAATACAATGGAAACTTTATTAAAAAGAGAAGGTATTTTTAACGAATGTCAAAATTTGTATAAAAAATTTTTCTTGCAATTTTATTATTTTATTTCTTTTAAGCAAATTTATATTATTAGTTGGAATATCTCTGATAAGCTTGTTTATAGGGCTTATAAAGAAAAGCTTATTTCTGTTCTTGATGAGATTAAAGGATTATCTGAATTTCAAGATTGTTATGAATATGCAAAAAGTTTTGGATTTAATGAAATTCAAATTTTACCTAGAATTATGCTAAAAATTTGGAATTTTAGCTCAAGACTTTATGTAAATTTTTCTATATTTATTTATAAGTTTTTCATAAAAAATTGA
- a CDS encoding ABC transporter ATP-binding protein, translated as MAIEAVNVKFSYKRKEVYSDLNLNIETPQAYLLLGKNGVGKTTLLKLVSGLLEPLKGKILFNSLAXFPRNPLNLVNLFFIPEEFSLPRLSLAEYSKALSIFYPNFNEADFKKYLSDFDLDISLDLSSASFGQKKKSIIAFSLAANVSCLLFDEPTNSLDIVSKNVFRNMLSNLKDRIIFITGHNVRDLAGVVDYLIIVGEKSILFSNSVSYINKNYKIKIISELNGNELYYEKNKDGFKALYFESSNGAEVVDIEFFFLYVTENKKKR; from the coding sequence ATGGCTATTGAGGCTGTTAATGTAAAATTTTCCTATAAGAGAAAAGAAGTCTATTCGGATTTAAATTTAAACATTGAGACCCCTCAAGCCTATTTGCTTCTTGGCAAAAATGGAGTTGGAAAAACAACTTTACTTAAACTTGTAAGTGGACTTTTGGAGCCCTTAAAAGGGAAAATTTTGTTTAACTCTTTAGCASCTTTTCCAAGAAATCCCTTGAATTTAGTGAATTTGTTTTTTATTCCTGAAGAATTTTCACTTCCCAGATTGTCTTTAGCCGAATACAGCAAGGCTTTATCTATATTTTATCCAAATTTCAATGAGGCAGATTTTAAAAAATATTTATCGGATTTTGATCTTGATATTTCTCTTGACTTATCTTCAGCTTCTTTTGGACAGAAGAAAAAAAGTATTATTGCATTCTCTCTAGCTGCAAATGTTTCTTGTTTATTGTTTGACGAGCCAACAAATAGTCTTGATATTGTTTCAAAAAATGTTTTTAGAAACATGCTTTCTAATTTAAAGGATAGAATCATTTTTATTACAGGCCACAATGTAAGAGATTTGGCAGGGGTTGTGGATTATTTAATCATTGTTGGGGAAAAGTCAATTCTTTTTTCCAATTCAGTATCTTATATTAATAAAAATTATAAGATTAAAATTATCAGCGAGCTGAATGGAAATGAATTATATTATGAAAAAAATAAGGATGGATTTAAGGCGCTTTATTTTGAGAGTAGCAATGGCGCTGAAGTTGTTGATATTGAGTTTTTCTTTTTATATGTTACTGAAAATAAAAAGAAGAGGTAA
- a CDS encoding CheB methylesterase domain-containing protein, translating to MKILVIDIQGLIKQVFVRAFSKDNDVEILNAGFNSLNLINVFLQKFPDLVIIDENTARSNFGNSLNNVLNNISLPVVFIAQNEMLPNFGCLEQSKEKVKLIINKLNFKLTVDLFRSKYLALIKLELKNLGKNKLISSFEVKRIQAPDFSSNSKVELRENNLNDSSIRKSYRVSDVINFAPKNDPDVIIKYQGLINKHKTGKIIVVGSSTGGTEALRIFLRSFKKDSPPIIIVQHMPGGFTKSFAKNLNNEFNIDIKEAEDGDILRPGLVIIANGSYHLIVKYSSGNYFVNLLDGPLVSRHKPSVNVLFRSAAMYAGSNAIGVILTGMGDDGAVCMLEMKKNGAYTIAQDQETSVVFGMPMEAIKIGAVDKILPLSEIADHVLRRS from the coding sequence ATGAAGATATTAGTAATTGATATTCAAGGTCTTATAAAGCAGGTTTTTGTTAGAGCTTTTTCTAAAGATAATGATGTTGAGATATTAAATGCTGGTTTTAATTCTTTAAATCTTATTAATGTATTTTTACAAAAGTTTCCAGATTTAGTTATTATTGATGAGAATACAGCAAGATCTAATTTTGGGAATTCTTTAAACAATGTCCTTAATAATATATCTCTTCCGGTTGTATTTATTGCTCAAAATGAAATGTTACCAAATTTTGGATGTCTTGAGCAAAGCAAGGAAAAGGTTAAATTAATAATAAATAAGCTTAATTTTAAGCTTACAGTTGATTTATTTCGCAGTAAGTATTTAGCTTTAATAAAGCTGGAGTTGAAAAATCTAGGCAAAAATAAATTAATATCTTCTTTTGAAGTTAAAAGGATTCAAGCACCCGATTTTTCTAGTAATTCTAAAGTAGAGCTGAGGGAAAATAATTTAAATGATTCAAGTATAAGAAAAAGTTATAGAGTTTCTGATGTTATTAATTTTGCTCCCAAAAATGATCCGGATGTTATTATTAAATATCAAGGCCTTATCAATAAGCACAAAACTGGTAAAATTATTGTTGTAGGCTCTTCAACGGGCGGTACAGAGGCTTTAAGAATTTTTTTAAGGTCTTTTAAAAAAGATTCTCCCCCAATTATTATTGTTCAGCATATGCCTGGAGGATTTACAAAATCTTTTGCAAAAAACCTAAACAATGAGTTTAATATTGATATTAAAGAAGCTGAGGATGGAGACATTCTTCGTCCAGGTCTTGTAATAATTGCTAATGGAAGTTATCATTTGATTGTAAAATATAGTAGCGGAAATTATTTTGTAAACCTATTAGATGGACCTCTTGTTAGTAGACATAAGCCTTCTGTGAATGTACTTTTTAGGTCTGCTGCAATGTATGCAGGCTCTAATGCTATTGGAGTTATCCTTACAGGTATGGGAGATGATGGTGCTGTTTGTATGCTTGAAATGAAAAAAAATGGCGCTTATACTATTGCCCAAGATCAAGAAACCTCTGTTGTTTTTGGTATGCCAATGGAAGCTATAAAAATAGGGGCTGTAGACAAAATCCTTCCTTTAAGCGAAATAGCAGATCATGTTCTAAGGAGATCTTAA
- the pyrH gene encoding UMP kinase — MLEIISLGGGVINSNQINIEFIKNFKNFVFKWLLENEKRKIILIVGGGRVAREYQDAYKKINPDFKVHELDEIGIISTRLNAEFLSKVMNPFCKDKIVTNPLKNFSFKGKILIASGWKSGFSTDYIAVKFAEKFNKKDIINITNVNQVYDKDPKKFKNATAFKKLNWKQLQNIVGQKWNPGLNLPFDPIATKLSSKLGLTLYIVNGNNIENLEKVFNKNNDFFGTIIVK; from the coding sequence ATGCTTGAAATAATAAGTCTTGGAGGAGGAGTAATAAATTCAAACCAAATCAACATAGAATTCATTAAAAACTTTAAAAACTTTGTTTTTAAATGGCTACTAGAAAATGAAAAAAGAAAAATCATTTTAATAGTTGGTGGAGGAAGAGTTGCAAGAGAATACCAAGATGCTTATAAAAAAATCAATCCTGATTTTAAAGTTCATGAACTTGATGAGATTGGAATAATATCAACAAGACTAAACGCAGAATTTCTGAGTAAAGTAATGAATCCCTTTTGTAAAGACAAAATTGTCACTAATCCCTTAAAAAATTTTTCTTTTAAAGGAAAAATATTAATTGCTTCCGGATGGAAATCAGGATTCTCAACAGATTACATTGCCGTAAAATTTGCAGAAAAATTTAATAAAAAAGATATCATAAATATAACAAACGTAAATCAAGTTTATGATAAAGACCCAAAAAAATTTAAAAACGCAACAGCTTTTAAAAAATTAAATTGGAAACAATTACAAAACATTGTGGGCCAAAAGTGGAATCCAGGCTTAAATTTACCTTTTGACCCAATAGCAACAAAACTCTCTTCAAAACTTGGACTTACCCTTTACATAGTAAATGGAAATAATATTGAAAACTTAGAAAAAGTTTTTAACAAAAATAATGATTTTTTTGGCACTATTATAGTAAAATAA
- the pyrG gene encoding glutamine hydrolyzing CTP synthase produces MKKNLKILVITGGVISGIGKGVTSASIARLFRYDFRVTPIKCDGYLNTDPGTINPVEHGEVFVLDDGGEVDMDFGHYERFLNLNAKSSWNITMGKIYKKILENERKGKYLGRTVQLIPHVTDEIKSTIFQIASSENSDMLIIEIGGTVGDMENILFIETVRQIRQEIGSGNISFIHLTYVPSPAGINEQKSKPTQQSVKTLNKAGIFPDLIIARSSQVLTDQIRKKVAMFCNVESTSIIDNVDVSTIYEIPISFYKQGVHEILSSKLNIKVDPKIEELSKLVGVIKSNFFVPKKIINIAICGKYAELDDSYASIRESLVHVAAHLDLLIKSTLIDSNDLNESCLKEFDGIIVPGGFGGKGYEGKIMAIKYARENNIPFLGICLGLQLAVIEFARNVCGILDADTEENLARDKPLKSPVIHLLPEQKGIKDKGATMRLGGYPVILKKNTIAFKLYGQDRIIERFRHRYEVNNDYIDLFAKNGLIVSGFSSDFKMAKLIEIPENKFFVACQFHPELITRIENPAKLFLGLIKACI; encoded by the coding sequence ATGAAAAAAAACTTAAAGATTTTAGTAATAACAGGAGGCGTGATCTCTGGAATTGGTAAAGGAGTTACATCGGCAAGTATTGCAAGGTTGTTTAGATATGATTTTAGAGTTACTCCAATTAAATGTGATGGGTATTTAAATACTGATCCTGGTACTATTAATCCTGTTGAGCACGGAGAAGTTTTTGTGCTTGATGATGGAGGAGAGGTTGATATGGACTTTGGTCATTACGAGAGGTTTTTAAATCTTAATGCCAAGTCTAGTTGGAACATTACAATGGGCAAAATATACAAAAAGATACTTGAAAATGAGCGAAAGGGTAAATATTTGGGAAGAACAGTTCAGCTTATTCCCCATGTTACTGATGAGATCAAATCTACAATTTTTCAGATTGCAAGTTCTGAGAATAGTGATATGTTGATAATTGAAATTGGTGGAACCGTAGGAGATATGGAAAATATTTTATTTATTGAGACAGTAAGACAAATAAGACAGGAGATTGGGAGTGGTAATATTTCTTTTATTCATTTAACATATGTGCCAAGTCCAGCTGGAATTAATGAGCAAAAATCTAAACCTACTCAACAAAGTGTTAAAACCTTAAATAAAGCAGGTATTTTCCCCGATTTAATTATTGCTAGAAGTTCACAAGTATTGACAGACCAAATCAGAAAAAAAGTGGCAATGTTTTGCAATGTTGAGAGCACTTCTATTATTGACAATGTTGATGTTTCTACTATTTATGAAATTCCTATATCTTTTTATAAGCAGGGTGTACATGAGATTTTAAGCTCTAAGTTAAATATTAAGGTTGATCCAAAAATAGAAGAGCTTTCAAAGCTTGTAGGAGTTATAAAATCTAATTTTTTTGTGCCTAAAAAAATTATTAATATTGCTATTTGTGGTAAATATGCTGAACTTGATGATTCTTATGCATCAATTAGAGAGTCTTTGGTTCATGTTGCAGCCCATTTGGATTTGCTTATTAAAAGCACTTTAATTGATTCTAATGATTTAAATGAGAGCTGTTTAAAAGAGTTTGACGGCATTATTGTTCCTGGCGGCTTTGGAGGCAAAGGATATGAAGGTAAAATTATGGCTATTAAATATGCTCGTGAGAATAATATTCCCTTTCTTGGAATTTGTCTTGGTTTGCAGCTTGCTGTAATAGAATTTGCTCGTAATGTTTGTGGAATACTTGATGCTGATACGGAGGAAAATTTAGCAAGAGACAAGCCCTTAAAAAGTCCTGTTATCCATTTACTTCCTGAGCAAAAGGGAATTAAAGATAAGGGCGCTACAATGAGGCTTGGTGGATATCCTGTGATTCTTAAAAAGAATACAATAGCTTTTAAACTTTATGGCCAAGATCGGATAATTGAAAGATTTAGACATAGGTATGAAGTCAATAATGATTATATAGATTTATTTGCAAAAAATGGGCTTATAGTATCTGGATTTTCAAGTGATTTTAAAATGGCAAAATTAATAGAAATTCCTGAAAATAAATTTTTCGTAGCTTGCCAGTTTCATCCAGAACTTATTACAAGAATAGAAAATCCAGCCAAGCTTTTTCTAGGATTAATTAAAGCTTGTATTTGA
- a CDS encoding membrane protein has product MFSLKRFLNLFYFDFIYNKKFYTLLIIQVLGMIFISYLLVRFYFNFSATDFLKFFAPKIFILTLIISIFTMCDYYKVIHDPFRNILYLSLPVSTFEHYFFNLIKYLFALPLILIFIYYLGVNIFLFLDNAFFLRGEGTPFLELRYFYDFLFVRYFNFLSIFPIFMFFRITFKTHPFVKVLIFFLGTIVLLFFSTSFLYLGFKYVPCSSDLIFSFDRFLGDLFFKIVYSLGFFLYLASYFKIVDFGSIRKKSNLFAILGFLVFLAMFNYYYLTKGSLYCFVNYN; this is encoded by the coding sequence ATGTTTAGCTTAAAAAGATTTTTGAATTTATTTTATTTTGATTTTATTTACAATAAAAAATTCTATACTTTATTAATAATTCAAGTTTTAGGAATGATATTTATATCTTATTTGCTTGTTAGATTTTATTTTAATTTTTCAGCAACTGATTTTTTAAAATTTTTTGCTCCTAAAATTTTTATTTTAACCTTGATTATATCGATTTTTACCATGTGTGATTATTACAAAGTAATTCACGATCCGTTCAGAAATATTCTTTATTTATCTTTGCCTGTTTCAACTTTTGAGCATTATTTTTTCAATTTAATTAAATATTTATTTGCACTACCTTTAATTTTAATATTTATTTATTATTTAGGGGTTAATATTTTTTTATTCCTAGATAATGCATTCTTTTTAAGAGGCGAGGGTACTCCATTCTTAGAATTAAGATATTTTTATGATTTTTTATTTGTTCGTTATTTTAATTTTTTATCTATTTTTCCAATCTTTATGTTTTTTAGAATAACTTTTAAAACGCATCCTTTTGTTAAGGTTTTGATATTCTTTTTAGGGACCATTGTGTTATTGTTTTTTTCTACGTCTTTTCTTTATTTGGGTTTTAAATATGTGCCATGTTCTTCGGATTTAATTTTTTCTTTTGACAGATTTTTAGGCGACCTATTTTTTAAAATAGTTTATAGTTTGGGATTTTTTTTATATTTGGCTTCATATTTTAAGATAGTAGACTTTGGAAGTATTAGAAAAAAAAGCAATTTGTTTGCTATTCTTGGGTTTTTAGTTTTTTTGGCAATGTTTAATTATTACTATTTAACCAAAGGTTCATTATATTGTTTTGTTAATTATAATTAA